One Trichoderma asperellum chromosome 5, complete sequence genomic region harbors:
- a CDS encoding uncharacterized protein (EggNog:ENOG41), with translation MTISSYNDSYVIIDRNGIIENRHFVHAAIVDSTGKLLFSLGDPSRITLLRSAAKPAQALAVVETGALEKFGFDNADLALMCASHSSEDRHIARARSMLAKSQHTEDQLQCGGHPALNPAVNREWIKRDFEPTGIHNNCSGKHAGMLAGARALAVSSNDYHLLTHPIQARVREVVEELSGLSEEEVKWGVDGCNMPAPALPLSCLAKLYASFARASDASASGDSIDARTQRMGQIFNAMSQMPEMVGGEGRFCTLLMEAFQGSLIGKVGADGCYGVGMRESEISRKMGAVGAVGIAVKVEDGNLDILYAAVAEILERMKICKQESKKNLDAYHHPTIKNTKGIVTGTTKFHFSFRSTG, from the coding sequence ATGACGATATCTTCTTACAATGACAGCTATGTCATTATCGACAGAAACGGCATTATTGAGAACAGACACTTTGTTCATGCTGCCATCGTTGATTCCACGggaaagcttttatttagcCTAGGGGATCCCTCACGTATTACCTTGTTGCGTTCAGCTGCTAAGCCTGCTCAAGCGCTGGCAGTCGTAGAAACTGGTGCGCTTGAGAAGTTTGGTTTTGATAATGCTGATCTGGCCCTCATGTGCGCCTCACACAGCAGCGAGGATCGACATATTGCGCGGGCTCGGAGTATGCTGGCTAAATCACAGCACACTGAAGACCAACTACAGTGCGGTGGCCATCCAGCTCTCAACCCAGCCGTAAACCGCGAATGGATAAAGCGCGATTTTGAACCTACAGGGATCCACAACAACTGCTCTGGCAAACACGCGGGTATGCTAGCAGGAGCCAGAGCTCTGGCCGTTTCATCAAATGACTACCACTTGTTGACGCATCCAATTCAAGCAAGAGTCAGGGAAGTTGTGGAAGAACTGTCCGGCctgagcgaagaagaagtcaagTGGGGGGTTGACGGATGTAACATGCCAGCACCGGCGCTTCCGCTCTCTTGCCTTGCTAAGCTGTATGCTTCCTTCGCTCGGGCATCTGACGCTTCCGCGAGCGGTGATAGCATCGATGCCAGAACGCAGCGCATGGGCCAAATATTTAACGCCATGTCTCAAATGCCTGAAATGGTTGGTGGTGAGGGTCGGTTTTGTACTCTTCTCATGGAAGCTTTCCAGGGATCGCTCATTGGCAAAGTCGGCGCAGACGGTTGTTATGGCGTTGGTATGCGTGAATCTGAGATATCGCGAAAAATGGGTGCTGTTGGCGCTGTTGGCATCGCGGTAAAGGTTGAAGATGGCAACTTGGATATCCTTTATGCAGCAGTTGCTGAAATCTTGGAGCGGATGAAGATTTGCAAAcaagaaagtaaaaagaatCTAGACGCATATCACCATCCTACAATTAAAAACACTAAGGGCATTGTCACAGGTACTACGAAATTTCACTTCAGCTTTCGGTCCACCGGCTAG
- a CDS encoding uncharacterized protein (EggNog:ENOG41) has protein sequence MSALVLHLHLNKPQMPSAISTGEKILIWGLSSSMGIFAAQLARQAGYEVVGVASGRHQELAARFGVTHFVNRTAVDVVTTASSLGPFKAVFAAADSAEDQVKIGKILAALGGGSFLTTMGVRAGVKLPEHVTGHFVQYIDDYLDEKNREFTKWFWWNYLETALEQKQLKSIPVTTVGGLDKTGEAWRILEERRKPWY, from the coding sequence ATGAGTGCTCTAGTCCTTCATCTCCATTTAAACAAGCCGCAGATGCCAAGTGCTATTTCGACAGGAGAAAAGATTCTCATTTGGGGACTGTCGTCGTCGATGGGAATATTTGCTGCACAGCTGGCAAGACAAGCTGGCTACGAAGTTGTTGGCGTCGCATCTGGACGCCATCAAGAGCTAGCAGCGCGATTTGGAGTCACTCATTTCGTAAACCGTACAGCAGTGGATGTTGTCACTACAGCCTCTTCATTGGGTCCGTTCAAGGCTGTTTTCGCAGCGGCTGATTCCGCTGAAGACCAGGTTAAGATCGGTAAAATTTTAGCCGCTTTAGGAGGAGGCTCGTTTTTAACTACAATGGGAGTCCGAGCGGGAGTAAAATTGCCCGAACATGTCACTGGGCATTTTGTCCAATATATTGATGACTACTTGGACGAAAAGAATCGTGAGTTTACCAAGTGGTTTTGGTGGAATTATTTAGAGACCGCTTTGGAACAGAAACAGCTCAAATCCATCCCTGTTACAACTGTTGGGGGATTAGACAAAACTGGGGAGGCCTGGAGGATTTTGGAAGAACGGCGAAAACCATGGTACTAG
- a CDS encoding uncharacterized protein (EggNog:ENOG41), which produces MANVGYWLFGVEERPKLGSGDLYDPGEGEMLIQVKAVAVQPGEWKMQEGLIPISLKYPTIIGLSASGIVKKTGPGVTRFQPGDRILTNTTGVLRNDSRFGAYQKYCLAPENLASKIRPL; this is translated from the exons ATGGCTAATGTGGGTTACTGGCTTTTTGGAGTTGAAGAGCGACCCAAGCTTGGCTCCGGAGATTTATACGACCctggagaaggggaaatGTTGATACAG GTGAAAGCCGTAGCAGTTCAACCTGGAGAATGGAAAATGCAAGAGGGCCTCATTCCAATCTCACTCAAATATCCAACAATTATTGGCC TGTCTGCCTCTGGCATCGTTAAAAAGACGGGTCCGGGAGTGACTCGCTTCCAGCCGGGTGATCGCATCTTGACAAACACTACGGGCGTCCTGCGAAATGATAGTCGCTTTGGGGCCTATCAAAAATATTGCCTCGCCCCGGAAAATCTGGCTTCAAAGATACGTCCGTTGTAA
- a CDS encoding uncharacterized protein (TransMembrane:9 (i47-64o84-104i116-139o145-171i183-205o217-241i491-510o530-562i574-600o)), with amino-acid sequence MVLHQYDYIFAIGTLFAMLDAYNNGANDVANSWATSVSSRSISYRQAMVLGTVFEMLGAITVGARTADTIKNGIIPNVAFQGNAGVQMLAFTCALAAASSWVMWCTRHSAHVSSTYSLISAVAGVGVATVGAGQVQWGWNNGKGLGAIFAGLGMAPAIAGGFAASIFLLIKFVVHVRKSPAKWAVYTSPFFFLIAGTICTLSIVYKGSPNLGLGKKPAWYIAAVTMGTGGGVCLLSALFFVPFARAKILKKDYTIKWWMFILGPLLWNRPAPADAESAAVPNYAVIQEEEHVHESSRSLQTESLDSESPKKTDGDGITATSIPAEKNLSIVEANTLSHEEHTQANEAKFNSRLYKSRGPIGWAMRTLRDNPMGPGQVYEWHNVRILAKRIPAMVVCGALYGLYYDIHAAQTGTEGTPDGDRMKRVYANAEKYPNEVEHTYSFIQVLTACTASFAHGANDIGNSVGPWAVIYSAWRTGNAAAAKAPVPVWQLAVLAAMISIGLITYGYNIMKVMGNKITYHSPSRGCSMEMGAAITVLVFSQYSLPVSTSMCITGATVGVGLCNGSLQAVNFQRVGLLLFSWIMTIPVAGTLGGILMGLFLNAPHFISS; translated from the exons ATGGTGCTCCATCAATACGACTACATCTTTGCCATTGGCACTTTATTTGCTATGCTAGATGCCTATAACAACGGTGCAA ATGATGTTGCCAACTCTTGGGCTACCAGTGTCTCCTCAAGATCGATCTCCTACCGACAAGCTATGGTTCTCGGAACCGTCTTCGAAATGCTAGGTGCCATTACTGTCGGTGCCCGAACTGCAGATACTATAAAGAACGGTATTATTCCAAACGTTGCTTTCCAGGGCAACGCCGGTGTCCAGATGCTCGCCTTTACATGTGCCCTTGCCGCTGCATCCTCTTGGGTTATGTGGTGCACTCGCCATTCTGCTCATGTTTCCTCCACCTACTCGCTCAtctctgctgttgctggcgtCGGCGTTGCAACAGTAGGCGCAGGACAAGTCCAGTGGGGATGGAACAATGGCAAGGGACTTGGTGCCATCTTCGCTGGGCTGGGAATGGCCCCTGCAATTGCTGGAGGCTTCGCTGCCAGTATTTTCCTTTTGATCAAGTTTGTTGTCCATGTTAGGAAGAGTCCTGCTAAATGGGCCGTATATACCTctccattcttctttctcattgCTGGTACAATCTGCACTCTGTCCATTGTCTACAAGGGTTCTCCCAATCTCGGTCTAGGCAAGAAACCCGCATGGTACATTGCTGCTGTCACTATGGGCACCGGTGGAGGCGTTTGTCTTCTAtctgctctcttctttgtccCTTTTGCGCGCGCTAAAATTCTGAAGAAAGACTATACTATCAAGTGGTGGATGTTCATTCTCGGTCCTCTCCTCTGGAATCGCCCAGCTCCTGCAGATGCTGAATCTGCTGCCGTCCCCAACTATGCTGTTattcaagaggaagagcacGTTCATGAATCTAGTCGCTCGTTACAGACCGAGTCACTCGATAGCGAGTCGCCGAAGAAGACTGATGGCGACGGTATCACTGCCACTTCCATTCCGGCCGAAAAAAACCTTTCAATTGTTGAGGCCAATACTCTCAGTCACGAAGAGCATACGCAGGCCAATGAAGCCAAATTCAATTCCCGCCTTTACAAAAGCCGAGGACCAATTGGCTGGGCTATGCGCACACTTCGCGACAACCCCATGGGCCCAGGCCAAGTTTACGAGTGGCATAACGTCAGAATCTTGGCAAAGCGCATCCCAGCCATGGTTGTTTGTGGTGCCCTCTACGGTCTCTATTACGATATACATGCCGCCCAGACTGGTACTGAGGGAACCCCTGATGGTGATCGCATGAAACGGGTGTACGCCAATGCTGAGAAATATCCAAACGAAGTTGAGCACACGTACTCGTTCATTCAAGTTTTGACAGCATGCACTGCTTCTTTTGCCCATGGTGCTAATGATATTGGCAACTCCGTCGGGCCTTGGGCTGTCATATACTCTGCTTGGAGAACTGGTAACGCCGCTGCGGCAAAAGCCCCTGTCCCCGTTTGGCAGTTAGCTGTCTTGGCTGCCATGATATCGATTGGTCTCATCACCTATGGGTATAACATTATGAAAG TCATGGGCAATAAGATCACCTATCACTCTCCTTCTAGAGGTTGTTCCATGGAAATGGGCGCTGCTATTACTgttcttgtcttttctcaGTACTCTCTGCCTGTCTCTACGTCTATGTGTATCACTGGCGCAACAGTCGGAGTTGGTCTCTGCAACGGTTCCTTGCAAGCTGTTAACTTCCAGCGAGTTGGACTTCTGCTATTTTCTTGGATCATGACTATTCCCGTCGCAGGTACTCTCGGTGGTATCCTCATGGGCCTCTTCCTAAATGCGCCACACTTTATATCTTCGTAG